Proteins from one Microbacterium hatanonis genomic window:
- a CDS encoding alpha/beta fold hydrolase — MTVPALAHTTPVGPADAPLLLLGPSLGTSTILWERVIPTLARSHRVVAWDLPGHGASPASTSPFTVADLADAVADLARGLSDAPVRYAGVSLGGATGLELTLRHPDLVEATAAVASGALLGDPDSWHARAAQVRAQSTSALITASAGRWFAPDSLAREPELTGRLLHALQDADDDSYAACCEALAAYDVRGRLGEIASPVLALWGEFDQVAPEAKADEIARGVRRGRSIRIPDAAHLPPAEQPAAVATALDDFFRRIDEEAA, encoded by the coding sequence ATGACCGTTCCCGCGCTGGCCCACACCACCCCGGTCGGCCCCGCCGATGCTCCCCTGCTGCTGCTCGGACCGTCGCTCGGCACCTCGACGATCCTGTGGGAGCGCGTCATCCCGACCCTTGCCCGCTCCCACCGCGTCGTGGCGTGGGACCTCCCCGGCCACGGGGCGTCACCCGCGTCGACGTCGCCCTTCACCGTCGCCGACCTCGCCGACGCGGTCGCCGACCTCGCGCGCGGCCTGTCGGACGCCCCCGTCCGCTACGCCGGTGTCTCGCTCGGCGGCGCCACCGGTCTGGAGCTGACCCTCCGTCACCCCGACCTCGTCGAGGCGACCGCCGCCGTCGCCTCGGGTGCGCTCCTCGGCGACCCCGACTCCTGGCACGCCCGCGCAGCCCAGGTGAGGGCGCAGTCGACCTCGGCGCTGATCACCGCCTCGGCCGGTCGGTGGTTCGCGCCCGACTCCCTCGCCCGCGAGCCCGAGCTCACGGGGCGCCTGCTCCACGCCCTGCAGGACGCCGACGACGACAGCTACGCCGCCTGCTGCGAGGCTCTCGCCGCGTACGACGTGCGAGGCCGCCTGGGCGAGATCGCCTCGCCCGTGCTGGCGCTGTGGGGCGAGTTCGACCAGGTCGCTCCCGAGGCGAAGGCCGACGAGATCGCACGAGGCGTCCGCCGCGGGCGCAGCATCCGCATCCCGGATGCCGCGCACCTGCCGCCTGCCGAGCAGCCCGCCGCGGTCGCGACCGCGCTCGACGACTTCTTCCGCCGCATCGATGAGGAGGCCGCATGA
- the pcaC gene encoding 4-carboxymuconolactone decarboxylase: MTTPDHGSTDAERHAQGMRVRREVLSDAHVDRAVERTTAFTADFQDLITRYAWGDIWSRPALDRRSRSIAVLTALIALGHHEELAMHLRAALRNGLTTAEISEVILQSAIYCGVPAANTAFRIASEVFAEGDA; this comes from the coding sequence ATGACGACCCCGGATCACGGATCGACCGACGCCGAACGGCACGCGCAGGGCATGCGCGTGCGGCGGGAGGTGCTCTCCGACGCGCACGTCGACCGTGCCGTCGAGCGCACGACCGCGTTCACCGCCGATTTCCAGGACCTCATCACCCGGTACGCCTGGGGCGACATCTGGTCGCGCCCCGCGCTCGATCGCCGGTCGCGGTCGATCGCGGTGCTGACGGCGCTCATCGCGCTGGGCCACCACGAGGAGCTCGCGATGCACCTGCGCGCGGCCCTGCGCAACGGACTCACGACCGCGGAGATCTCCGAGGTCATCCTGCAATCGGCGATCTACTGCGGCGTGCCCGCCGCCAACACCGCCTTCCGCATCGCCTCCGAGGTCTTCGCCGAGGGGGACGCATGA
- a CDS encoding 3-oxoacid CoA-transferase subunit A, producing the protein MIDKQVPDAAAAVAGIPDGATVMIGGFGRAGQPVELIDALIASGARELTIVNNNAGNGDTGLAALLAAGQVRRIVCSFPRQSDSWVFDRLYRAGEIELELVPQGNLAERIRAAGAGIGAFFSPTGVGTLLAEGKEEREIDGRRYVLEYPIRADYALISAYRADRWGNLVYRETARNFGPIMATAATTTIVQVDEVVDLGGLDPETVVTPGIFVDRVVAVGERPWLRDGAFVGGVDLEGSPLAASAEEAS; encoded by the coding sequence ATGATCGACAAGCAGGTTCCGGATGCTGCGGCCGCGGTCGCGGGGATCCCCGACGGCGCGACGGTCATGATCGGCGGCTTCGGCCGTGCCGGGCAGCCCGTCGAGCTCATCGACGCGCTCATCGCGTCGGGGGCGCGGGAGCTCACGATCGTCAACAACAACGCCGGCAACGGCGACACCGGGCTCGCGGCTCTCCTGGCCGCCGGGCAGGTGCGCAGGATCGTGTGCTCGTTCCCGCGCCAGTCGGATTCGTGGGTCTTCGACAGGCTCTACCGCGCCGGCGAGATCGAGCTCGAACTCGTCCCGCAGGGCAACCTCGCCGAGCGCATCCGCGCGGCAGGCGCCGGCATCGGCGCGTTCTTCTCGCCCACCGGTGTCGGCACGCTCCTGGCCGAGGGCAAGGAGGAGCGCGAGATCGACGGGCGCCGGTACGTGCTCGAGTACCCGATCCGCGCCGACTACGCCCTGATCTCGGCCTACCGGGCCGATCGCTGGGGCAACCTCGTCTACCGCGAGACGGCGCGCAACTTCGGCCCGATCATGGCGACGGCCGCCACCACGACCATCGTGCAGGTCGACGAGGTCGTCGACCTCGGCGGCCTCGATCCCGAGACGGTCGTCACGCCCGGCATCTTCGTCGACCGCGTCGTCGCGGTGGGCGAGCGCCCGTGGCTGCGCGACGGCGCCTTCGTCGGAGGCGTCGACCTCGAGGGCTCGCCCCTCGCCGCATCCGCCGAGGAGGCGTCATGA
- a CDS encoding 3-oxoacid CoA-transferase subunit B, which yields MTTRISRNDLAARIAADIPEGAVVNLGIGAPTLVANFLPEGEEILLHTENGLLGMGPAPQAGAVDPDLINAGKQAVTALPGAAYFHHADSFAMMRGGHLDVCVLGAFQVSQNGDLANWSTGEPGAIPAVGGAMDLAIGAKDVYVMTDLFTKSGEPKLVERCAYPLTGVGCVSRVYTDHAVFDVTPDGFVVRELFGDNTVASLEAALGLSLTAPLSRDKD from the coding sequence ATGACCACCCGCATCTCGCGCAACGACCTCGCGGCGCGCATCGCCGCCGACATCCCGGAGGGCGCCGTGGTGAACCTCGGCATCGGGGCGCCGACCCTCGTGGCGAACTTCCTCCCCGAGGGCGAGGAGATCCTCCTCCACACCGAGAACGGGCTGCTCGGCATGGGCCCCGCGCCGCAGGCGGGCGCGGTGGATCCCGACCTCATCAACGCCGGCAAGCAGGCGGTCACCGCGCTGCCCGGCGCCGCCTACTTCCACCACGCCGACTCGTTCGCGATGATGCGCGGCGGCCACCTCGACGTGTGCGTGCTCGGCGCCTTCCAGGTCTCGCAGAACGGGGACCTCGCGAACTGGTCGACCGGCGAGCCCGGGGCGATCCCCGCCGTCGGCGGGGCGATGGACCTCGCCATCGGCGCGAAGGACGTCTACGTGATGACCGACCTGTTCACGAAGTCGGGCGAGCCGAAGCTCGTGGAGCGATGCGCGTACCCGCTCACCGGCGTCGGATGCGTCTCGCGCGTCTACACCGACCACGCCGTCTTCGACGTCACCCCCGACGGGTTCGTCGTGCGCGAGCTCTTCGGCGACAACACCGTCGCCTCGCTCGAGGCCGCCCTCGGGCTCTCCCTCACCGCGCCTCTGTCTCGAGATAAGGACTGA